The following are from one region of the Dreissena polymorpha isolate Duluth1 chromosome 2, UMN_Dpol_1.0, whole genome shotgun sequence genome:
- the LOC127869213 gene encoding uncharacterized protein LOC127869213 isoform X2 gives MTKMNKLMLSVFVVVCVAVVSAKDFNAEYVRYDIDDDQLGLRWPGDCARRTLVKYARKCNLKVSIRWNGYCVRDPASNVQITTIPWIVRNNQRCRNIISALTARCEGTTTTAEPSTTDASYYNGEGDYQ, from the exons ATGACAAAGATGAATAAGCTGATGCTTTCAGTATTTGTCGTTGTGTGCGTGGCGGTCGTCAGTGCCAAAG ATTTTAACGCGGAGTATGTCCGCTACGACATCGATGATGACCAGTTGGGCCTGCGGTGGCCAGGTGACTGTGCGAGACGCACCCTGGTGAAATACGCCAGGAAATGCAATCTCAAGGTCTCAATAAGATGGAATGGCTACTGTGTCAGG gACCCAGCATCTAACGTGCAAATCACGACGATTCCTTGGATAGTAAGGAACAATCAACGGTGCCGTAACATCATCAGCGCTTTGACAGCCCGCTGTGAAGGTACAACAACCACCGCCGAACCTTCCACTACTGACGCTTCTTACTACAACGGCGAGGGAGATTACCAGTAG